In Vicia villosa cultivar HV-30 ecotype Madison, WI unplaced genomic scaffold, Vvil1.0 ctg.002635F_1_1, whole genome shotgun sequence, a single genomic region encodes these proteins:
- the LOC131639438 gene encoding uncharacterized protein LOC131639438 — translation MWFEVLRTRYGDISTEVFCGESKANSSLSKFLWWKDLTNIGKSTSSDPVADLCKFEIGNGFFIPFWEACWMDGHILRYDFPDLFSLSCFKKVSVGAMGGWHNGVWCWGVLGIKSCFLSPEILLSISSLRSILPVVASLPDKEDKVCWQGTIDSEFSVASCYNFYASIRTPFGPHNKYEDLVAIIWKMEVPSKIRIFGWRLFVNRLPTKDLLKIRGIPFPLNSLSCSFCEAELESRNHSFFNCKVVDLIWKDIALWIGKPVGKEEDCLANFLDWYSFCKVNKVRKGKWGLFWMATTWSIWLIRNGICFRNDGWSVDDTVWNVKFLVWKWSFLGENHKSNYSFYDFIKDPLLFLK, via the coding sequence ATGTGGTTCGAGGTTTTAAGAACTCGGTATGGAGATATATCAACGGAGGTTTTTTGTGGGGAATCTAAAGCGAATTCATCTCTTTCTAAGTTTTTGTGGTGGAAGGATTTAACCAACATCGGTAAGTCGACTAGTAGCGATCCGGTGGCGGACCTATGCAAGTTCGAGATTGGTAACGGTTTTTTTATTCCTTTTTGGGAAGCTTGTTGGATGGATGGACATATTCTTAGGTATGATTTTCCGGATCTTTTCTCTTTATCTTGTTTCAAAAAGGTTTCGGTAGGTGCGATGGGAGGATGGCATAATGGTGTTTGGTGTTGGGGAGTTTTAGGCATAAAATCTTGTTTTTTGTCTCCCGAAATTCTTCTTTCGATTTCTTCTCTCCGCTCCATTTTACCGGTGGTCGCTAGTTTACCGGACAAGGAGGACAAAGTTTGTTGGCAAGGGACTATAGATAGTGAGTTTTCGGTAGCTTCTTGTTATAATTTTTATGCTTCTATTCGTACTCCGTTTGGTCCGCACAATAAATATGAAGACTTGGTGGCCATAATTTGGAAGATGGAGGTTCCTTCTAAGATAAGGATTTTTGGGTGGAGACTTTTTGTTAATAGATTGCCTACTAAAGACCTTTTGAAGATTAGAGGTATTCCTTTTCCTTTAAACTCTTTAAGTTGTTCTTTTTGTGAGGCGGAGTTGGAAAGTAGAAATCACTCCTTCTTTAATTGTAAAGTGGTGGACCTAATTTGGAAAGACATAGCATTGTGGATAGGTAAACCGGTAGGAAAGGAGGAGGATTGTTTAGCAAATTTTTTGGATTGGTATAGTTTTTGTAAAGTCAACAAAGTTAGGAAGGGAAAGTGGGGGCTTTTTTGGATGGCAACCACGTGGTCCATTTGGTTAATTCGGAACGGTATTTGCTTCCGGAATGACGGTTGGAGTGTTGATGACACGGTGTGGAATGTAAAGTTTCTTgtttggaagtggtctttttTGGGAGAAAATCACAAGTCCAATTATAGTTTCTACGACTTCATTAAGGATCCCTTATTGTTCCTTAAGTAG
- the LOC131639439 gene encoding uncharacterized protein LOC131639439, with protein sequence MANMQEFCAHSFWSNTNIGYSYSNSFSLSGGIITLWKKDAMKVIHSFKGEGYLGVKVLWKNFLYYIVNVYSSCILTKKKELWSKLLELKEIFSDGEWIIGGDFNAVKNRRERKGRTIIDNNSSMSLFAEFVEKSELVDIPCKGKKFSWYSSDGRSMSRIDRFLLSEAIVDRWKVIGQKIEDRDLSDHCPVWLVLDNHDWGPKPFRFNNEWFPFDSFLPFVEKEWKSIKVEGRGDFILKEKLRRLKDSLRWWNKNVFAKLDLNMEEEVRKINIGDDRLELDHFDSLSDVVLDRKKAASSFWLNLRIKENMLAQKSKLKWLKEGDCNSAFFHKVMNERRRFNHIGPITSSGVLLESVGEEEIKEAIWNCGDSKSPGPDGFSFLFIKKCWDFVKEDFIRFFNCFHSGEALSKSVTSSFLVLIPKSPIPVALDDYRPIT encoded by the exons ATGGCTAATATGCAAGAGTTTTGTGCGCATAGTTTTTGGAGTAACACGAATATTGGTTATTCCTATTCTAATTCTTTTAGTTTATCGGGAGGGATAATTACTTTATGGAAAAAAGATGCGATGAAGGTTATTCATAGTTTCAAGGGGGAGGGGTATCTCGGCGTGAAAGTGTTATGGAAGAACTTTCTTTACTATATTGTGAATGTTTATTCGTCGTGTATTTTAACTAAGAAGAAAGAGTTGTGGAGTAAGTTGTTAGAGTTGAAGGAGATTTTCTCGGATGGCGAATGGATTATCGGAGGGGATTTTAATGCCGTCAAAAACCGGAGGGAGAGGAAAGGGAGAACGATTATTGATAATAATAGTAGCATGAGTCTTTTTGCCGAGTTTGTAGAGAAGAGTGAATTGGTGGACATCCCATGCAAAGGCAAGAAATTCTCGTGGTATAGCAGCGATGGAAGGTCCATGAGCCGTATTGATAGATTTCTTTTATCGGAGGCGATTGTTGATAGATGGAAGGTTATTGGTCAAAAGATTGAAGATAGAGATTTGTCGGATCATTGTCCCGTTTGGCTCGTTTTGGACAATCACGATTGGGGGCCGAAACCCTTTAGGTTCAACAACGAATGGTTCCCGTTTGATTCGTTCCTCCCGTTTGTTGAGAAAGAATGGAAAAGTATAAAAGTGGAAGGAAGAGGGGATTTCATCTTGAAAGAAAAACTTCGCCGTTTGAAAGATAGTTTGAGGTGGTGGAACAAAAATGTTTTTGCGAAGCTGGACTTGAATATGGAGGAGGAAGTGAGGAAGATTAATATTGGGGATGATAGGTTGgaacttgatcactttgattctTTGTCCGATGTCGTGCTAGATAGGAAGAAGGCGGCTAGTAGtttttggttgaatttgaggATAAAAGAAAACATGTTAGCTCAAAAATCAAAATTGAAGTGGTTGAAAGAGGGGGATTGTAATAGTGCTTTTTTCCACAAGGTTATGAACGAGAGAAGAAGATTTAATCACATTGGTCCAATAACTTCTTCGGGGGTGTTGTTGGAATCGGTGGGGGAG GAGGAAATTAAAGAAGCTATTTGGAATTGTGGGGACTCGAAGAGTCCGGGGCCGGATGGATTTTCGTTTTTGTTCATCAAAAAGTGTTGGGATTTTGTCAAAGAGGATTTTATTCGGTTCTTTAATTGTTTTCATTCCGGCGAGGCTTTATCTAAATCGGTCACTTCTTCTTTCTTGGTGTTAATTCCTAAGTCTCCAATTCCGGTAGCGTTGGATGATTATAGACCTATTACTTAG